A genomic window from Brevibacillus agri includes:
- the rpsQ gene encoding 30S ribosomal protein S17, translating to MTAERNMRRSVVGRVVSDKMDKTIVVLVETYKTHPLYGKRVKYSKKFKAHDENNTAKVGDIVELMETRPLSKDKRFRLVRIVEEAVIV from the coding sequence ATGACCGCAGAACGCAATATGCGTCGATCCGTTGTAGGTCGCGTTGTTTCCGACAAAATGGATAAAACCATTGTTGTGCTTGTTGAAACTTACAAGACACACCCGTTGTACGGCAAACGCGTGAAATACTCCAAAAAGTTCAAGGCTCACGACGAGAACAATACGGCAAAAGTGGGCGACATCGTAGAGTTGATGGAAACTCGTCCTTTGTCCAAAGATAAACGTTTCCGTTTGGTACGTATCGTCGAAGAGGCAGTAATCGTATAA
- the rpmC gene encoding 50S ribosomal protein L29, translating to MKANEFRNLTTAEIEQNVASLKEELFNLRFQLATGQLETTSRIKQVRKDIARAKTILRQRELGIG from the coding sequence ATGAAGGCTAATGAGTTCCGCAATTTGACCACTGCCGAGATCGAACAAAACGTCGCTTCTTTGAAAGAAGAGTTGTTCAACCTTCGTTTCCAGTTGGCTACAGGTCAACTCGAAACCACATCTCGCATCAAACAAGTGCGTAAGGATATTGCTCGTGCGAAAACCATCCTGCGCCAGAGAGAATTGGGAATCGGCTAA
- the rplP gene encoding 50S ribosomal protein L16, giving the protein MLTPKRVKHRKQHRGKMAGNAKGGTTVAFGEYGLQALEPSWVTNRQIEAARIAMTRYIKRGGKVWIKIFPDKPITQKPLEVRMGSGKGSPEKWVAVVKPGKIMFELAGVPEEVAREAMRLAMHKLPIKCKFVKREEVGGDAHEG; this is encoded by the coding sequence ATGTTGACGCCAAAACGCGTGAAACACCGTAAACAACACCGCGGGAAAATGGCTGGTAACGCAAAAGGCGGTACTACTGTTGCGTTCGGTGAATACGGATTGCAAGCATTGGAGCCATCTTGGGTAACTAACCGTCAGATCGAGGCTGCTCGTATCGCGATGACTCGTTACATCAAGCGTGGCGGTAAAGTGTGGATTAAAATCTTCCCTGACAAGCCAATTACACAAAAGCCGCTCGAAGTACGGATGGGTTCCGGTAAAGGTTCTCCTGAGAAATGGGTAGCGGTAGTGAAGCCAGGCAAGATCATGTTCGAACTTGCTGGCGTACCTGAAGAAGTCGCTCGCGAAGCTATGCGTCTTGCTATGCACAAGCTGCCTATCAAATGCAAATTCGTGAAGCGTGAAGAAGTGGGTGGTGACGCACATGAAGGCTAA
- the rpsC gene encoding 30S ribosomal protein S3 — protein sequence MGQKVSPVGLRIGVIRDWESKWYADKDFATLLHEDLKIRKFVKGRLKDAAVSTIEIERAANRVNVTIHTAKPGMVIGKGGAEVEILRKSLTDLTGKRVHININEVKRPDLDATLVAENIARQLENRISFRRAQKQSITRTLRAGAKGIKTLVSGRLGGADIARSEGYSEGTVPLHTLRADIDYGTAEAHTTYGRIGVKVWIYRGEVLPARKNVATEEGGK from the coding sequence GTGGGTCAAAAGGTAAGCCCGGTAGGTCTTCGGATCGGTGTCATTCGTGACTGGGAGTCCAAATGGTACGCTGACAAGGACTTCGCAACTCTGTTGCACGAAGACTTGAAAATCCGCAAGTTTGTAAAAGGGCGTCTGAAAGATGCTGCTGTATCCACTATCGAAATCGAACGCGCAGCTAATCGCGTGAACGTAACGATTCACACCGCTAAGCCTGGTATGGTAATTGGTAAAGGTGGGGCAGAGGTAGAAATTCTGCGCAAATCCTTGACTGATTTGACTGGCAAACGCGTTCATATCAATATCAACGAAGTAAAACGTCCGGATCTGGATGCTACTCTGGTAGCTGAAAACATCGCTCGTCAATTGGAAAACCGCATTTCTTTCCGTCGTGCGCAAAAGCAATCGATCACTCGTACGCTGCGTGCAGGTGCTAAAGGTATCAAAACCTTGGTAAGCGGTCGTCTTGGCGGCGCGGACATCGCACGTTCTGAAGGTTACAGCGAAGGTACTGTTCCGCTTCACACTCTGCGTGCCGACATCGACTACGGTACTGCTGAAGCTCATACCACATATGGTCGCATCGGTGTAAAAGTGTGGATCTACCGTGGAGAAGTCCTTCCAGCGAGAAAGAACGTCGCTACTGAGGAAGGAGGCAAGTAA
- the rplV gene encoding 50S ribosomal protein L22: MEARAVARNIRIASRKVRLVVDLIRGKQVGEALAILKHTPKAASPVVEKLLKSAIANAEHNYEMDPNSLVVSKIFVDQGPTLKRFRPRAMGRASRIHKRTSHITVVLNEK, encoded by the coding sequence ATGGAAGCAAGAGCAGTTGCTCGCAATATTCGCATTGCGTCTCGTAAAGTCCGCCTGGTGGTTGACTTGATTAGAGGCAAGCAAGTAGGTGAAGCGTTGGCGATCTTGAAACACACGCCAAAAGCAGCTTCTCCAGTTGTTGAAAAGCTCCTGAAGTCGGCTATTGCAAACGCTGAGCACAACTACGAAATGGATCCAAACAGCCTGGTAGTTAGCAAAATCTTCGTGGACCAAGGTCCTACGTTGAAGCGTTTCCGTCCGCGCGCTATGGGTCGCGCAAGCCGCATCCATAAACGCACTAGCCACATCACAGTGGTACTAAACGAGAAATAA
- the rpsS gene encoding 30S ribosomal protein S19 produces the protein MGRSLKKGPFVDDHLMKKVDEQNEKNEKRVIKTWSRRSTIFPEFVGHTFAVYDGRKHVPVYVSEDMVGHKLGEFAPTRTFKGHVDNDKKSKKR, from the coding sequence ATGGGACGTAGCTTAAAAAAGGGTCCTTTCGTGGATGACCACTTGATGAAAAAAGTTGACGAGCAAAATGAAAAGAACGAGAAACGCGTGATCAAAACCTGGTCTCGTCGTTCCACCATCTTCCCTGAGTTCGTAGGACACACGTTTGCTGTATACGATGGTCGCAAACATGTTCCAGTATACGTATCGGAAGACATGGTTGGTCACAAATTGGGTGAGTTCGCACCAACTCGTACCTTCAAGGGTCACGTCGACAACGACAAGAAATCCAAGAAGCGCTAA
- the rplB gene encoding 50S ribosomal protein L2, translating to MGIKKFKPTSPGRRQMTVSTFEEITTSTPEKSLLAPLSKKAGRNNQGRITVRHQGGGHKRKYRIIDFKRNKDGIVGRVATIEYDPNRSANIALINYVDGEKRYILAPHNLKVGDEIISGADADIKIGNALPLEKIPVGTTIHNIELKPGKGGQLVRAAGASAQLLGRDGEFVIVRLSSGETRRIHNVCRATIGQVGNLDHELLNIGKAGRSRWLGIRPTVRGSVMNPNDHPHGGGEGRAPIGRKAPVTPWGKPTLGLKTRKKKNKSDQYIIRRRKK from the coding sequence ATGGGTATCAAAAAGTTTAAACCGACTTCTCCTGGTCGTCGCCAAATGACGGTTTCTACTTTCGAGGAGATCACTACGTCGACTCCCGAAAAATCCTTGCTGGCGCCTCTTAGCAAAAAAGCTGGTCGCAACAACCAAGGTAGAATTACCGTACGTCATCAAGGTGGCGGTCATAAACGTAAATACCGTATTATCGACTTCAAGCGTAACAAAGACGGCATCGTAGGTCGCGTAGCTACTATCGAATACGATCCAAACCGTTCCGCTAACATCGCACTTATCAACTACGTTGATGGTGAAAAACGTTACATCCTCGCTCCTCACAACCTGAAAGTTGGAGACGAGATCATTTCCGGAGCAGATGCCGACATCAAAATCGGTAACGCGCTGCCGCTGGAAAAAATCCCGGTAGGTACTACCATCCACAACATCGAGCTGAAACCAGGCAAAGGTGGCCAACTGGTTCGCGCTGCTGGTGCTTCCGCTCAACTGTTGGGTCGTGATGGTGAGTTCGTAATCGTTCGCCTGTCTTCCGGTGAGACTCGCCGCATCCACAACGTATGCCGCGCTACTATCGGTCAAGTAGGTAACCTCGATCACGAACTGCTGAACATCGGTAAAGCAGGACGTTCCCGCTGGTTGGGTATTCGTCCAACTGTTCGCGGTAGCGTAATGAACCCGAACGATCACCCACACGGTGGTGGTGAAGGTCGCGCTCCAATCGGTCGTAAAGCACCTGTTACTCCTTGGGGTAAACCAACCCTGGGTCTCAAGACTCGCAAGAAGAAGAACAAGTCCGACCAATACATCATCCGCCGCCGCAAGAAGTAA
- the rplW gene encoding 50S ribosomal protein L23 — translation MKSLHDVLKRPVITERTTDMMAEKKYVFEVPLKANKTEIKQAVEKVFGVKVEAVNTIRVPAKPKRYGKYSGYTSEWKKAIVKLTDDSKELAFYEGV, via the coding sequence ATGAAGAGCCTTCATGACGTCCTTAAGCGCCCTGTCATTACCGAGCGCACCACTGATATGATGGCTGAGAAGAAGTACGTTTTCGAAGTACCTCTCAAAGCCAACAAAACCGAAATCAAGCAAGCTGTTGAAAAAGTGTTCGGCGTGAAAGTAGAAGCAGTTAACACTATCCGTGTCCCTGCTAAACCAAAACGCTACGGAAAATACTCCGGTTACACATCCGAGTGGAAGAAAGCAATCGTGAAGCTGACTGATGACAGCAAAGAACTGGCCTTCTACGAGGGAGTATAA
- the rplD gene encoding 50S ribosomal protein L4, producing MPKVALYNQTGSQVGEIELADSVFGIEPNNAVLYDAIVMQQASQRQGTHDVKNRSEVRGGGRKPWRQKGTGRARQGSIRSPQWKGGGVVFGPTPRKYGYKLNRKVRRLALKSALSAKVQNNELLVLDALNFAAPKTKQMTAVLNNLKVDRKVLIVTSEFDQNVALSSRNIPGAKFVDAAGINVLDLVAHDKVIVTKDAVAKVEEVLA from the coding sequence ATGCCGAAAGTAGCTCTTTATAACCAAACTGGTTCTCAAGTTGGCGAAATCGAATTGGCAGATAGCGTATTCGGGATTGAGCCTAACAACGCTGTTCTGTACGATGCGATCGTGATGCAACAAGCATCCCAACGTCAAGGAACACACGATGTAAAGAACCGTTCTGAAGTACGTGGCGGTGGCCGCAAGCCATGGCGCCAAAAAGGTACAGGTCGCGCACGCCAAGGTTCCATTCGCTCTCCGCAATGGAAAGGTGGCGGTGTTGTATTCGGTCCAACTCCGCGCAAATACGGTTACAAACTGAACCGTAAAGTTCGCCGTCTGGCTCTGAAATCCGCACTGTCCGCGAAAGTACAAAACAACGAACTCCTGGTTCTGGATGCATTGAACTTCGCAGCTCCTAAAACCAAGCAAATGACCGCTGTTTTGAACAACCTGAAAGTAGATCGCAAAGTTCTGATCGTAACTTCCGAGTTCGATCAAAACGTAGCTCTCTCTTCCCGTAACATCCCAGGTGCTAAATTTGTAGATGCTGCAGGCATTAACGTTCTGGATCTGGTAGCGCATGACAAAGTAATCGTGACGAAAGACGCGGTTGCGAAAGTAGAGGAGGTGCTCGCATAA
- the rplC gene encoding 50S ribosomal protein L3: MTKGILGKKLGMTQVFGPNGTAIAVTVIEAGSNVVLQKKDVENDGYEAIQIGFEDKKEQRANKPEKGHAAKANTAPKRFVREIRGVNLADYEVGQELKVDIFAEGDIVDVSGVTKGKGFQGAIKRHNQSRGPMAHGSRYHRGPGSMGAVAPNRVFKGQTLPGQMGGDKVTIQNLEVIKVDAARNLILVKGSVPGPKNSCVLVSTAVKKH; the protein is encoded by the coding sequence ATGACCAAAGGAATCTTAGGGAAAAAACTTGGCATGACTCAAGTTTTTGGTCCAAACGGAACAGCGATCGCTGTAACGGTTATCGAAGCAGGTTCTAACGTGGTTCTTCAAAAGAAAGATGTGGAGAACGATGGCTACGAAGCGATTCAAATCGGCTTCGAAGACAAAAAAGAACAGCGCGCTAACAAGCCGGAAAAAGGACATGCAGCAAAAGCTAACACTGCTCCTAAGCGCTTCGTTCGCGAAATTCGCGGAGTTAACCTCGCTGATTACGAGGTTGGTCAAGAGTTGAAAGTAGACATTTTTGCCGAGGGAGACATCGTTGACGTGTCTGGCGTAACCAAGGGTAAAGGTTTCCAAGGTGCGATCAAACGTCACAACCAATCCCGCGGTCCTATGGCTCACGGTTCGCGCTACCATCGCGGTCCTGGTTCCATGGGTGCTGTCGCTCCAAACCGCGTTTTCAAAGGTCAAACCCTGCCAGGACAAATGGGTGGCGACAAGGTAACCATACAAAATCTGGAAGTAATTAAAGTAGATGCTGCTCGCAACCTGATTCTCGTAAAAGGCTCCGTGCCTGGTCCGAAAAACAGTTGTGTACTGGTATCGACGGCAGTCAAGAAACACTAA
- the rpsJ gene encoding 30S ribosomal protein S10 — translation MAKQKIRIRLKAYDHKILDQSAEKIVDTAKRSGANVSGPIPLPTEKAVYTILRAVHKYKDSREQFEMRTHKRLIDILNPTPQTVDALMRLDLPSGVDIEIKL, via the coding sequence ATGGCAAAGCAAAAGATTCGTATTCGTTTGAAGGCGTATGATCACAAAATCCTCGATCAATCCGCAGAGAAAATCGTGGACACAGCGAAGCGTTCCGGAGCAAACGTATCCGGCCCAATCCCGCTTCCGACCGAGAAAGCAGTTTATACGATCCTGCGTGCGGTGCACAAGTACAAAGATTCTCGCGAGCAATTCGAGATGCGTACTCACAAACGTTTGATCGACATCTTGAACCCTACACCACAAACAGTAGATGCTTTGATGCGTCTGGATCTGCCATCCGGTGTAGACATCGAGATCAAACTGTAA